A genomic segment from Thermostichus lividus PCC 6715 encodes:
- a CDS encoding peroxiredoxin, whose translation MATAIHVGDRAPDFELLAANGQTVRLSDFRGNKNVVLYFYPASETPGCTVQACGFRDAYSQFQALGAEVIGISGDPLDKQTGFQSHHHLPFLVLSDPDNKVRQTYGASTLFGLFPGRVTYVIDKNGIVRYIFDSMFNVKEHIDSALKILRTLEATPA comes from the coding sequence ATGGCAACTGCTATCCACGTGGGCGATCGCGCCCCCGACTTTGAGCTTCTGGCGGCCAATGGCCAAACCGTTAGGCTCTCAGACTTTCGAGGAAACAAAAACGTTGTCCTCTACTTTTATCCGGCTTCAGAAACTCCCGGCTGCACGGTGCAAGCCTGTGGATTCCGGGATGCTTACAGCCAATTCCAAGCTCTGGGTGCCGAAGTCATTGGCATTAGTGGCGACCCCCTCGATAAACAAACCGGCTTTCAGAGCCATCATCACCTCCCCTTTTTAGTCCTCAGTGATCCGGACAACAAGGTGCGGCAGACCTACGGTGCCTCCACCCTGTTTGGCTTATTTCCAGGACGGGTCACCTACGTCATCGATAAGAACGGCATTGTGCGCTATATCTTTGACTCCATGTTTAATGTCAAGGAACACATTGACAGTGCCCTCAAGATCCTCCGCACCCTAGAGGCAACACCAGCCTAG
- a CDS encoding DUF928 domain-containing protein → MSQANSLAARLRANLPNRGAPGSRFGGATRGSCVMGNQRLTALLPSTNLGQTAVAKPTFFVFVPTSTASQGELVITDPQNRDVSTTVVRLPAQPGILALQPTVELNPGQDYRWSFTLLCGADADDPSAMVSVSGVVERIQPSTDLAKKLAANNVGDRLSAAVDAGLWYETLAILADLQRQMTTKDMARSEWQAVLSAVGLEAIAHAPLVQ, encoded by the coding sequence GTGAGTCAGGCAAATAGCTTAGCTGCACGGCTGCGGGCCAACCTTCCTAATCGTGGTGCTCCCGGTAGCCGCTTTGGCGGGGCGACCCGCGGAAGCTGTGTGATGGGAAACCAGCGCTTAACGGCGCTCTTGCCCAGTACCAACCTAGGGCAAACCGCTGTTGCCAAGCCGACGTTCTTTGTGTTTGTGCCCACCAGTACGGCTAGCCAAGGGGAATTGGTGATCACAGATCCCCAGAACCGCGACGTTAGCACAACCGTTGTGAGGTTACCAGCGCAACCAGGGATTTTAGCCCTACAGCCCACCGTAGAGCTGAACCCAGGTCAAGACTATCGCTGGTCGTTTACGCTCCTGTGTGGTGCGGATGCAGATGATCCCTCGGCGATGGTGTCAGTGAGTGGGGTGGTGGAGCGAATTCAGCCCAGTACTGACTTAGCAAAAAAGCTGGCAGCCAATAATGTCGGCGATCGCCTCAGTGCTGCCGTCGATGCGGGTCTCTGGTACGAAACCTTAGCCATTCTTGCGGATCTACAACGGCAAATGACCACCAAGGATATGGCGCGCAGTGAGTGGCAGGCGGTTCTCAGTGCCGTTGGCCTAGAGGCGATCGCCCACGCTCCCCTTGTACAATAG